TTCCGATGACCCTGCAGCGGCGCAATCAGATACTAAGCCACAAGCGCGCGGCAGGTCATCGGCGACGTCTGTTAAAGCGAGGGGCCAAGCTAAGCCGCAGAATCGGCGGGCGTCACAGTCGGACGGCGCAATGGGCAGCGCATTTGCCGCTGCGTTCGCCAAAGCTAAGCGCGATTAAGGCTGAATAGATAAACCTGACTATTATCAAAAAACACTCGCATCGATAGCTGACTGTCACTTATAGTGTGTTCAAGCAAGTCACAATAGCGTGTTCTGCTTTACAACAAGAAAATATTGAAAGGATTAACAATATGAAAAAACTATTAGCAAGTATAGTAATCACTGCAGCCTCATCTCAGGCTATGGCTGTTGCACCGGGTGGCCCAAACTGTGGCTGGGGCAATATGTTGTTTGAGGGCCAGTCAGGCCTGCTTTACCATGCGCTAGCGTCTTATACCAATGCGTCAACCTATAACGGTACGCTGGGTATGACATCTGGCACCAATGGCTGCTCAACCTCAGGCACACTCACCTATGGTGGTGACAAGATGGTTGATATCAGCTCACTGCTGGATGAGTTTTCTGAAGATGTGGCACGTGGTGATGGCGAAGTATTAACTGCCTTTGTTGTGTCTATCGGTGTTGATGCAGCAGACCGTGAAGCCTTTAAACAAGAGCTACACAACAACTTTGACCAGATTTTCACCAGCGCTAATGTGACTGCTGAAGAAGTTGTAAACAATATCGCATCAGTCATCAGTGCTGATGAGTCACTGGCAAAATACGTTTCATAAGCGCTTTTGCGGTGATCAAGCCTGATGCAAATCAGGCTTTTTTTTGTCTTAAATTTAAACCAAGTTGATGTTTATGTTGCACTGTATTTCTGTTGCACTGTTGTTTCTTGGCCTCTG
This genomic window from Pseudomonadales bacterium contains:
- a CDS encoding DUF3015 domain-containing protein, with translation MKKLLASIVITAASSQAMAVAPGGPNCGWGNMLFEGQSGLLYHALASYTNASTYNGTLGMTSGTNGCSTSGTLTYGGDKMVDISSLLDEFSEDVARGDGEVLTAFVVSIGVDAADREAFKQELHNNFDQIFTSANVTAEEVVNNIASVISADESLAKYVS